In Prochlorococcus marinus CUG1435, the genomic window TTAAAAAATACAAAATTTCATTTTTAGGAGGAAATAAAACATCTGGATCAAAGTGGAATGATAATTTTCCTTTTATTTATCTAGATAATGATCCTTATATAGAAGAAATTTCCGTAGATAATATTTCAAAAAATGCAGATGTTGCTTTGCTTTGCTTACCAAATGGCTTATCTTCAACATTGACAAGGAAATTATTAGATCGAGGACTTAAAGTTATTGATTTATCTGCTGATTACAGATATAAGTCTTTAGATGAATGGAAAAATGTATATTCCAAAGAAGCTGCTATTTATAAAAGAAATGATGATGATTTATGTAAAGAGGCAGTCTACGGTCTTCCTGAAATAAATAAGGAAGCCATCTCAAAGGGAAGATTAATTGCCTGTCCAGGATGCTATCCAACATCTGCTCTTATTCCATTAGTTCCTTATCTATCGCAAGGAATTATTGAAAATGAAGGTATAGTGATTGATTCTAAAAGCGGAACCTCTGGAGGAGGTCGAGAACCAAACCAAAAGCTACTCTTATCAGAATGTGGTGAAGGCTTATCAGCATATGGATTGATAAACCATAGACATACTTCAGAGATCGAGCAAGTAGCATCTATAATTTCTGGAAATAAAATTGAACTGCTTTTTACACCTCATTTGGTTCCAATTTCAAGGGGTATGCATTCGACTATATATGGGAGATTAAGAGATCCAGGATTAACCTCTGATGATTGCAGAATTCTATTGGATAATTATTACAGATATTTCAAAAATATTAAAGTATTACCTGTAGATACATATCCTTCAACGAAATGGGTTAAAAATACAAACCAAATTTTCCTTTCTGTTAAAGTTGATATTCGAAATGGGAGGATTATTATATTATCTGCAATTGATAATTTGCTAAAAGGTCAAACTGGGCAAGCAATTCAAAATTTAAATATTATGAGTGGATTTTCAATGGATGAAGGTCTTGATTTAACTAATAATTACCCATAAAATTACTTCTTATCAAAAACCCAGCTTTAGAGATTGAGTGAGGCAAAATTTTATGCTCAAGCATTTGTATCCTTTTGGATAATGATTCAATATCATCATCATCCCTAATTGACAATGCAGCTTGAATTATCAATGATCCACTATCTACCTCCTCTTCTACAAAATGTACTGAACAACCAGTTATTTTTGAACCATTTAATATAGAGTCCTTTATCGCAGAACCACCTTTATATGCAGGTAGTAATGAAGGGTGAATATTTATTATCTTATTCTTAAATTTATTAATAAAAAATGGAGTAACAATTTTCATCCAGCCTGCCATAACCACAAGTTCAACATCGTAATGAATTAAAGTATTTACAATTTCTAATTCAAAAGCTTCTTTTTGTAGAAAGTCTTTGCTTCTTATAATTTTGTGAGGTATTTTTTTAATTTCAGCTCTTTTTATACAACCGGCTTCATCTTTGTTAGTAATTAAAACTTTTATATCTATATCTAATTCTCCTTTTTCTGAGAGATTAATTAATTCCTGAAAGTTTGTTCCTTTCCCAGATGCAAGTACACCTATTTTTAATTTAGGTGAAAATCGTCTAAATTCAGATATCTCAGGCGAAATTATGTAATTAAATGATCTATCCAATGTTTTTTTAATCCAATAATAAATTCTTATGAAATAAAAAAAACCCTCCAGCCTAAATATTTATATTCAAAAACATATTTATTTGAAGATAAAAATTTAAACAAATTTAAATGATTCAAATCTATGTACTATTCGTATAGATATAATTAAAAGATAAATAAAAGAAACAAATATATAAAATGAATGGAGATTTAAACTCTTGGGATAAATTTTGTAATTATCTTTGGTTTGATAAAAAATTAAATATTTGGTTAGACATAAGCAAAATTAATTTCACAAGTAAAGAGATAAAAAATTTAGAAGATAAATTTATAGATGTTTTTTCATCAATAAAAGATTTAGAAAATGGTGCAATCTCAAATATTGATGAAAATAGACAAGTTGGGCATTATTGGCTTAGAAATCCATCAATTTCACCCTCTTTAAAAATAGGAGAGGAAATTAGAGCAGATATTAATGCAATCTCTGAATTTGGAAAACAAATTTTAAATGGAGATATTAAGAATAAGAATAATCAGCATTATACTGATGTTCTATGGATAGGAATTGGTGGAAGTGGTCTAGGACCATTACTTATTACAGAGTCACTGCAGAAATGTTCTAGAGGCTTAAATTTTTCTTATATCGATAATGTAGATCCTTTTTTAATTAGCGAAAAGTTAGAAGAGTTATCTGAAAAATTATCAACAACATTATTTGTAGTAGTAAGCAAATCAGGTGGTACGCCTGAACCTAGAATTGCTATGGAAATTATTAAAAGTCACTGCGAAAACAATTCTCTTGAATGGAATTCTAATGCTATAGCTATAACTATGAAAGGTAGTAAGTTATTTAAAAAAGCTACTTCTGAAAATTGGTTAAAAATTTTTAATTTGCAAGATTGGGTTGGAGGAAGAACGAGTATTACAAGCTCTGTGGGATTACTTCCATTAGCTCTTATTAATGAAAATATCTCTGAATTTATTAGAGGTGCATCATTAATGGATGAAGCCACACGTATAAGTGATTTTAAAAATAACCCAGCAGCACTATTATCATCCGCATGGTATTTAACTGGGGATGGTATTGGAAAGAGAGATATGGTC contains:
- a CDS encoding phosphoribosylglycinamide formyltransferase codes for the protein MDRSFNYIISPEISEFRRFSPKLKIGVLASGKGTNFQELINLSEKGELDIDIKVLITNKDEAGCIKRAEIKKIPHKIIRSKDFLQKEAFELEIVNTLIHYDVELVVMAGWMKIVTPFFINKFKNKIINIHPSLLPAYKGGSAIKDSILNGSKITGCSVHFVEEEVDSGSLIIQAALSIRDDDDIESLSKRIQMLEHKILPHSISKAGFLIRSNFMGNY
- a CDS encoding glucose-6-phosphate isomerase, producing the protein MNGDLNSWDKFCNYLWFDKKLNIWLDISKINFTSKEIKNLEDKFIDVFSSIKDLENGAISNIDENRQVGHYWLRNPSISPSLKIGEEIRADINAISEFGKQILNGDIKNKNNQHYTDVLWIGIGGSGLGPLLITESLQKCSRGLNFSYIDNVDPFLISEKLEELSEKLSTTLFVVVSKSGGTPEPRIAMEIIKSHCENNSLEWNSNAIAITMKGSKLFKKATSENWLKIFNLQDWVGGRTSITSSVGLLPLALINENISEFIRGASLMDEATRISDFKNNPAALLSSAWYLTGDGIGKRDMVVLPYRDRLQVFSKYLQQLVMESLGKKFNRNGEVVNQGISVFGNKGSTDQHAYVQQLRDGIDNFFCIFIELLDSPSTNIFEEKENPKEYLSGFLQGTRSALSSENRQSITITLEKLNCFSLGALIALFERAVSFYAELVNINAYDQPGVEAGKKAAANIIEYQQKVSNLLNEGGEYSINDITSLFDNSVSEPIFFILREMCFGNDNYLVKGDWSNPNSLVIQKINS
- a CDS encoding N-acetyl-gamma-glutamyl-phosphate reductase → MNVAIVGATGYGGIQAVNLLKKIKKYKISFLGGNKTSGSKWNDNFPFIYLDNDPYIEEISVDNISKNADVALLCLPNGLSSTLTRKLLDRGLKVIDLSADYRYKSLDEWKNVYSKEAAIYKRNDDDLCKEAVYGLPEINKEAISKGRLIACPGCYPTSALIPLVPYLSQGIIENEGIVIDSKSGTSGGGREPNQKLLLSECGEGLSAYGLINHRHTSEIEQVASIISGNKIELLFTPHLVPISRGMHSTIYGRLRDPGLTSDDCRILLDNYYRYFKNIKVLPVDTYPSTKWVKNTNQIFLSVKVDIRNGRIIILSAIDNLLKGQTGQAIQNLNIMSGFSMDEGLDLTNNYP